Proteins found in one Helicobacter kayseriensis genomic segment:
- a CDS encoding ATP-dependent Clp protease ATP-binding subunit: protein MNILEKMTNQLQETLNSAASLALHSQNQEISILHTYWALCTNTQSILNQVFNKLDFDKTALELELKSAVNTLPKSSSVQKNNLHLSQDLLTQLELALGEATKNGDQFLSTDTFILSSLNHEKIKPIFEKYLDLNSIKKALKDIRGGTKIQNQNAEETMELLQKYGIDLTQKASENLLDPIIGRDEEIQRMMQILIRKTKNNPILLGEPGVGKTALVEGLAQKIVRHEVPTSLQHKKLIALDMSALIAGAKYRGEFEERLKNIIDEVKNSGNIILFIDEIHTIVGAGASEGSMDAANILKPALARGELHTIGATTLKEYRKYFEKDAALVRRFQPIDVSEPSVNEALQILRGIKEKLESHHNVSITDSALVAAAKLSNRYIANRFLPDKAIDLIDEGAAELKMQIESEPHELSRIKRTIVALEVEKQALKMEEKESNLARIQEIDKELSNATEQKSMLESQFENEKKVFKDIASLKTQIDELKREAEILKRNGDLGKVAEIEYSKIPQNEAKIKELDQKWQEMQKNGTLLKNAVTEEIIAGIVSRWSGIPVQKMLQSEKAKILAVESELSKSVVGQEEAIKAIARVIKRNKAGLSESNRPIGSFLFLGSTGVGKTQSAKSLAKFLFDSEKNLIRIDMSEYMEKHAVSRLVGAPPGYVGYEEGGQLTEAVRRKPYSVVLFDEIEKAHPDVFNLLLQVLDDGRLTDNKGVTIDFTNTIIILTSNIGSDKILEIKDKNERSKAIQDALRGYFKPEFLNRLDEIVIFNPLDLQGIVQIVDIMFEQIRLKAQEKGIKISLSQETKEEIAQAGFDPVYGARPLKRALYEMIEDRLAELILEEKVKEGSEVVFKKNGEVEVF from the coding sequence ATGAATATTCTAGAAAAGATGACAAACCAACTTCAAGAGACACTTAACTCTGCGGCTTCTCTTGCCCTCCATTCTCAAAATCAAGAAATTTCTATTTTGCATACATATTGGGCGCTTTGCACCAATACCCAATCCATCCTTAATCAAGTCTTCAACAAACTAGATTTTGATAAAACTGCCCTAGAGCTAGAACTAAAAAGTGCAGTCAATACACTTCCAAAATCCTCAAGTGTCCAAAAAAATAATCTCCACCTCAGTCAGGATTTACTTACTCAGCTAGAGCTTGCACTTGGAGAGGCGACCAAAAACGGAGATCAATTTCTCTCCACAGATACTTTCATCCTCTCTTCCCTCAATCATGAAAAAATCAAACCAATCTTTGAAAAATATCTTGACCTTAACTCAATTAAAAAAGCTCTCAAAGATATACGCGGAGGGACAAAAATACAAAATCAGAATGCTGAAGAAACTATGGAGCTTCTCCAAAAATACGGGATTGATCTCACCCAAAAAGCAAGTGAAAACCTTCTAGATCCCATCATCGGAAGAGATGAAGAAATCCAGAGAATGATGCAGATTCTGATTCGCAAAACCAAAAACAACCCTATTCTTTTAGGCGAGCCAGGAGTTGGAAAAACTGCACTTGTGGAGGGATTAGCTCAAAAAATCGTTCGCCATGAAGTTCCAACAAGCCTGCAACACAAAAAACTTATTGCTCTTGATATGAGTGCCCTCATCGCTGGAGCTAAATATCGCGGGGAATTTGAAGAGCGACTTAAAAATATCATCGATGAGGTCAAAAACTCAGGCAATATCATTTTATTTATCGATGAGATTCACACGATCGTCGGAGCTGGTGCAAGTGAGGGCAGTATGGATGCTGCAAATATCCTTAAGCCTGCTCTTGCTCGCGGAGAGCTTCACACGATTGGGGCAACCACCCTAAAGGAATATCGCAAATACTTTGAAAAAGATGCTGCGCTCGTGCGTCGATTCCAACCTATCGATGTCAGCGAACCAAGTGTCAATGAAGCATTGCAAATTCTTAGAGGGATCAAAGAAAAACTAGAATCTCACCACAATGTCAGCATCACAGATTCTGCTCTTGTTGCTGCAGCTAAACTCTCCAATCGTTATATCGCCAATCGCTTTTTGCCTGATAAGGCGATTGATCTGATTGATGAGGGCGCTGCCGAACTAAAAATGCAAATCGAATCTGAACCTCACGAACTTAGTCGCATCAAACGAACGATCGTAGCTTTAGAGGTTGAAAAACAAGCGCTCAAAATGGAAGAAAAAGAAAGCAATCTTGCAAGAATCCAAGAAATAGACAAAGAGTTGAGCAACGCCACAGAACAAAAAAGTATGCTAGAAAGTCAATTTGAAAATGAAAAAAAGGTCTTCAAAGACATCGCTTCTCTTAAAACTCAAATTGATGAACTCAAGCGTGAAGCAGAGATTCTCAAACGCAATGGAGATCTTGGAAAAGTCGCTGAAATCGAATACAGCAAGATTCCCCAAAATGAAGCAAAAATCAAAGAACTTGATCAAAAATGGCAAGAAATGCAAAAAAATGGGACTCTTTTGAAAAATGCTGTTACAGAAGAAATCATTGCAGGAATTGTGAGCAGGTGGAGTGGAATACCAGTCCAAAAAATGCTTCAAAGCGAAAAAGCAAAAATTTTGGCCGTAGAATCTGAGCTTAGCAAAAGTGTGGTAGGTCAAGAGGAGGCAATCAAAGCGATCGCAAGGGTGATTAAACGCAACAAAGCAGGATTGAGCGAATCTAATCGCCCAATAGGAAGCTTTCTCTTCCTTGGAAGCACAGGTGTAGGGAAAACTCAAAGTGCCAAATCGCTTGCAAAATTTCTCTTTGATAGTGAGAAAAATCTTATCCGAATCGACATGAGTGAATATATGGAAAAACATGCTGTCTCTCGCTTGGTCGGGGCTCCTCCTGGATATGTGGGCTATGAAGAAGGAGGTCAATTAACAGAGGCTGTAAGACGCAAACCCTATAGCGTTGTGCTTTTTGATGAGATCGAAAAAGCCCATCCTGATGTTTTCAATCTTTTGCTTCAAGTGCTAGATGATGGAAGATTGACAGACAATAAAGGCGTGACAATAGATTTCACCAACACAATTATCATTCTCACAAGCAATATTGGGAGTGACAAAATTCTAGAAATCAAAGACAAAAACGAAAGATCCAAAGCAATTCAAGATGCACTCAGAGGATATTTCAAGCCCGAATTCTTGAATCGACTTGATGAAATCGTGATCTTTAACCCCCTTGATCTTCAAGGAATCGTGCAGATTGTAGATATCATGTTTGAGCAGATCAGGCTCAAAGCCCAAGAAAAAGGCATCAAAATCAGTCTTTCTCAAGAAACCAAAGAAGAGATCGCACAAGCAGGATTTGATCCTGTCTATGGAGCGCGTCCACTCAAAAGAGCACTATATGAGATGATAGAAGATCGCTTAGCTGAATTGATCTTGGAAGAAAAAGTTAAAGAAGGCTCTGAGGTAGTTTTCAAAAAAAATGGGGAAGTGGAGGTATTTTAA
- a CDS encoding pyruvate carboxyltransferase, with amino-acid sequence MKEEGLRKFQGREQMINGIKIFDCTLREAGYQTGWFFDEDFCRDYYAFAAKNKIDYLELGFFHDVEADPGRGDLRYCGLRNERLKEIFMESKKIWSGKTKLSAMRDIQRPLTTIPRQEESVVDAIRILTRSIETDLTILEQHIKEIQELGYEVFINFTSSGSNTIEQNIKFAQFAQSLGVRVIYFADTESIFTDSYVENTLKLCQGLNNVNVGMHLHNKNGKVEELLDVALNNHCRYIDVTLMGLGGKWHDGNLPLEYFFAKNLHNPGYEQTKLKTQLIQNLIKYHKYSAAILS; translated from the coding sequence ATGAAAGAAGAAGGGTTGAGAAAATTTCAAGGGAGAGAACAGATGATTAATGGTATTAAAATCTTTGATTGCACTTTAAGGGAAGCTGGGTATCAAACTGGTTGGTTTTTTGATGAAGATTTTTGTCGAGACTATTATGCATTTGCTGCAAAAAATAAAATTGATTATCTAGAGTTGGGTTTTTTTCATGATGTCGAAGCTGATCCTGGGAGAGGAGACTTAAGATATTGTGGTTTAAGAAATGAAAGGTTGAAAGAAATTTTTATGGAAAGCAAAAAGATATGGAGTGGAAAAACCAAACTTTCTGCTATGCGTGATATACAAAGACCATTGACCACAATTCCTAGACAAGAAGAAAGCGTTGTGGATGCAATTAGGATTCTTACTAGGTCAATAGAGACTGATCTAACTATTTTGGAACAACATATTAAAGAAATACAAGAGCTTGGTTATGAGGTTTTTATTAATTTTACAAGTTCCGGATCTAATACGATAGAGCAAAATATAAAGTTTGCACAATTTGCACAATCATTGGGAGTTCGTGTTATTTATTTTGCGGATACTGAAAGTATTTTTACAGATAGTTATGTTGAAAATACATTGAAGCTTTGTCAAGGATTAAATAATGTAAATGTGGGAATGCATTTACATAATAAAAATGGAAAAGTAGAGGAGTTGTTAGATGTAGCATTGAATAATCACTGTAGATATATCGATGTGACTTTAATGGGCTTAGGAGGAAAATGGCATGATGGAAATTTGCCTTTAGAGTATTTTTTTGCAAAGAATTTGCACAATCCTGGCTATGAACAAACAAAACTCAAAACTCAGCTTATTCAAAATCTTATTAAATATCATAAATATTCAGCGGCTATACTTTCGTGA
- a CDS encoding cytidylyltransferase domain-containing protein → MQRVIAVIAARQGSQRLKNKNILPFDQSNLLIHKIRQLKKVREIERVVVSSDSSLMLDMAEKEGAEVQKRPLEYADERSRTFGEVVSWIVKDLNADHIVWAPCVAPLCDEYVFQQALKAYYEHVIFSKYYDSLVTVKVIRDYIWDRKKPLNYSLDRHVPSQQLPYWVSVVNGCFISSKQQILKNSFCYGEMPYFLEIDKFSAIDIDDEFDLEYARFVYERRRVEKISRERTDD, encoded by the coding sequence ATGCAAAGAGTAATAGCGGTTATAGCTGCACGTCAGGGGTCTCAAAGATTAAAAAATAAAAATATTCTACCATTTGATCAAAGTAACTTATTGATACATAAAATAAGACAACTCAAAAAGGTAAGAGAAATTGAAAGAGTAGTTGTTTCTAGTGATAGCTCTTTAATGTTAGATATGGCAGAAAAAGAGGGTGCAGAAGTGCAAAAAAGACCTTTAGAATATGCAGATGAGAGAAGCCGCACATTTGGTGAGGTTGTATCTTGGATTGTGAAAGATTTGAATGCAGATCATATTGTATGGGCGCCCTGTGTTGCTCCATTGTGTGATGAGTATGTTTTTCAACAAGCTTTAAAGGCTTATTATGAACATGTTATCTTTTCAAAATATTACGATTCATTGGTAACGGTTAAGGTTATCAGAGATTATATTTGGGATAGAAAGAAGCCTTTGAATTATAGTTTAGATCGGCATGTTCCATCCCAACAATTACCTTATTGGGTTTCTGTGGTTAATGGATGTTTTATTTCCTCAAAACAACAAATTCTAAAGAATAGTTTTTGTTATGGTGAGATGCCATATTTTTTGGAAATTGATAAGTTCTCAGCAATAGATATTGATGATGAGTTTGATTTGGAGTATGCTCGATTTGTATATGAAAGAAGAAGGGTTGAGAAAATTTCAAGGGAGAGAACAGATGATTAA
- a CDS encoding cytidylyltransferase domain-containing protein has translation MLKVVIPLKTNSTRLHDKNLRNFFNHKSLFDIKAEQLLKVFSPKDIYVSSEDEIRVPKIVEGYGFNFLHREYELTLSSAKETEIVKGIVEKIEDKNADIMWVQVTQPLFDEFSEMVKVYQNLSENFDSIVAVKRITHHIIDERGNPVNFNFGYWHKISQELPIFFEVLWSAFIMKRRMLDCAWYQIGRNPYLYQSNSYFVDINDEKEFEVASILYSYYKKLKDSGGGGINFCLFLNKIFFALKVLECVLLNININIKKRNVLKNLDSYLDCCNKKQSYIIAFLQNFNKDNQSLMNVDFKFKVKNILINFMELKKYLKVNIKYIVR, from the coding sequence TTGTTAAAAGTTGTAATACCCTTAAAAACAAACTCAACTCGTTTACATGATAAAAATTTGAGAAATTTTTTTAATCATAAGAGTCTTTTTGATATTAAAGCTGAGCAGTTATTGAAAGTTTTTTCGCCAAAAGATATATATGTTTCATCCGAAGATGAAATAAGGGTTCCAAAAATAGTAGAGGGCTATGGTTTTAATTTTTTACATAGGGAGTATGAGTTAACATTAAGCAGTGCGAAAGAAACTGAAATTGTAAAGGGAATTGTAGAGAAAATTGAAGATAAAAATGCAGATATTATGTGGGTTCAGGTAACGCAACCTCTTTTTGATGAATTTTCTGAAATGGTAAAGGTGTATCAAAATCTCTCTGAAAACTTTGACAGTATTGTTGCAGTTAAACGAATTACGCATCATATTATTGATGAGCGAGGAAATCCTGTTAATTTTAATTTCGGATATTGGCATAAAATTAGTCAAGAGTTACCTATTTTTTTTGAGGTCTTATGGTCTGCTTTTATTATGAAAAGGCGAATGTTGGATTGTGCTTGGTATCAGATTGGACGAAATCCTTATTTATATCAGAGTAATTCATATTTTGTTGATATCAATGATGAAAAAGAATTTGAAGTTGCATCAATTTTATATTCGTATTATAAAAAATTAAAAGATTCGGGGGGGGGGGGGATTAATTTTTGTCTATTTTTAAATAAGATATTCTTTGCATTAAAAGTCTTAGAATGCGTCCTGTTAAATATTAATATAAACATTAAGAAACGAAATGTTCTAAAAAATCTAGATAGCTACTTAGATTGTTGCAACAAAAAACAGTCTTACATCATTGCTTTTCTTCAAAATTTTAATAAAGACAATCAATCTTTAATGAATGTGGATTTTAAATTTAAAGTAAAAAATATTTTGATTAATTTTATGGAATTAAAAAAATATTTAAAAGTAAACATTAAATATATTGTTAGGTGA
- a CDS encoding glycosyltransferase family 2 protein — protein sequence MHSNPVVAIIVPIYNVEKYLQECLDSVIGQTYRDLQIILIDDASTDNSFEIAYAYFKQDTRMTLIKNKQNQGVGASRNLALDYLAMQNVGGGGR from the coding sequence ATGCACTCTAATCCAGTTGTTGCGATTATTGTTCCAATTTATAATGTAGAGAAATATCTTCAAGAATGCCTTGATTCTGTGATTGGGCAGACATATAGGGATTTGCAAATCATTTTAATTGATGATGCAAGCACAGACAATAGCTTTGAAATTGCATATGCTTATTTCAAGCAGGATACAAGAATGACTTTGATAAAAAACAAACAAAATCAAGGAGTAGGGGCATCAAGAAATCTAGCCCTTGATTATCTTGCGATGCAGAATGTGGGGGGGGGGGGGAGATAG
- a CDS encoding NAD-dependent 4,6-dehydratase LegB codes for MQYKSILVTGADGFIGSHLVETLYHYTQDPNSVFYKAKIRALSLYNSFNYWGWLEDISCLSNIEVVSGDIRDSHFCKTITKEIDIVFHLAALIAIPYSYIAPESYIDTNIKGTLNLCQASIQNQVKRFIHTSTSEVYGTAQYVPIDELHPLQPQSPYSASKIGSDCIAMSFHNSFSLPLSIARPFNTYGPRQSARAVIPTIITQIANGAQQIKLGDLSPTRDFNFVKDTCEGFIAIAQSDQTIGETINIGSNFEISIADTLNIIKDLMQSKVEFITDSQRIRPQNSEVFRLWCDNTKIKRLTNFTPKYNIYQGLQETIKWFSDPNNLSKYKSEIYNV; via the coding sequence ATGCAATACAAATCCATTTTGGTCACTGGGGCTGATGGCTTTATAGGGTCACATTTAGTTGAAACTCTTTATCACTATACACAAGATCCAAATTCGGTCTTTTATAAAGCAAAGATAAGGGCTTTGAGCTTATACAATTCTTTCAATTATTGGGGATGGCTTGAAGATATTTCTTGCCTTTCTAATATTGAAGTGGTGAGTGGAGATATTCGAGATTCTCACTTTTGCAAAACAATCACAAAAGAAATCGATATCGTTTTCCATCTTGCAGCTCTTATTGCGATCCCCTACTCTTACATCGCTCCAGAAAGCTATATCGATACAAACATCAAAGGCACCCTCAACCTCTGTCAAGCCTCAATCCAAAACCAAGTCAAACGCTTCATCCACACAAGCACAAGTGAAGTTTATGGCACAGCACAATATGTCCCAATCGATGAGCTTCACCCTCTACAGCCACAAAGTCCATACAGTGCAAGCAAAATCGGATCGGACTGTATTGCTATGAGTTTTCACAACTCTTTCTCTCTCCCTCTAAGCATCGCACGACCATTCAACACATATGGACCTCGCCAAAGTGCAAGAGCAGTGATTCCGACAATTATCACTCAAATCGCCAATGGTGCTCAGCAAATCAAACTTGGCGATCTCTCCCCTACGCGAGATTTCAACTTTGTCAAAGATACCTGTGAGGGCTTTATTGCTATCGCTCAAAGCGATCAAACAATCGGAGAAACGATCAATATCGGCTCAAATTTTGAAATCAGCATCGCCGATACACTCAATATCATCAAAGATCTTATGCAAAGCAAAGTGGAATTCATCACAGATTCCCAAAGAATTCGCCCCCAAAATAGCGAAGTTTTCCGCCTATGGTGCGACAACACCAAGATCAAGAGACTGACAAATTTCACTCCAAAATACAATATCTATCAAGGACTTCAAGAAACCATCAAGTGGTTCAGTGATCCCAACAACCTCTCTAAATACAAAAGTGAAATCTACAATGTCTAA